A stretch of DNA from Sugiyamaella lignohabitans strain CBS 10342 chromosome B, complete sequence:
CTCATAAACCTTATTTGGCTCGATCTATTTATCCAATATACCTCTAATAATATTACTTGATCCTTTAAACGTCAAAATGCTCGGCTTTGAATAAGTCACGTGGTTATACCACAGCCGCACATTGTCTGGGGCTCAAAATGTGGAGAAGGGAGTGCCGGAGGGTCGGAAGAGCCAGACACTAAttagtatatatatctttGCTTTGAGAATTTTGAAGTAGTATACGAGGTTCGTCTTTGTGTCACCGAGAAAAGCCTGTTTTTATTGTATTGGCGAGCTGTCTTTATTtatctggtactggtagCGACATTGTAACGGCAGTTGAGAGCAAAGTTAAGTGTGCCGACGGCGTTGTATGTCCGTGGCTGCGAGGTAGTTGCTGAGTTGATTTGTCATTTGTAAGTTGTTTAGGTTGGCTTCTTGGATTAGGTGTCTTTGTTTTGTGACACTGGATGACTATGGGATTTGTTATCTGACTATTTAGATTGAAATTGTAGTTGATTTCACATCATCGCATCACTTACCGATCGATCTTCAATATATCGGCAACAGCCTGCATAGAAGGTGTTTCTGATAACCTGTTGTAGGAAAAACCAGACAGAATTTGGAGGTTTTGGATATAAACTGGTAACCAAGAGGTTGGGTGATCATGAGACTGAGAATCGAAAACGGGCTGTTTAAGGACCAGGCGGGTCGAGAAGTCATCCTCAGGGGTATAAATCTTGCTGGAGATGCCAAAAATCCACCACTTGGTCGTAGCAAATCACCTTCTGAAAGATCGGATTCAGATTCATCTGGTTTGATTGTCATTGATAATGTGGATGAAAACTCATATGTTGGATCACCTTTTCCCTTAGCAGAGGCAGATATTCATCTTGAAAGGTTAAAGAAGGCCGGGTTCAACACAATTCGATATATTTTCACATGGGACGCCCTGGAACATTCTGGTCCCGGCATTTATGATGACAAATACATAGCATTTACTATTGAGATTCTGAAAAAGATTCGTAACCATGGATTAATGGTGTTTCTAGACCCACATCAGGACGTTTGGTCGAGATTTTCTGGCGGTTCTGGTGCACCGCTCTGGACATTAGAGCTGTTGGGTCTTAATAAAGCTGCATTCATGGAAACACAAGCAGCTATTGTTCTTGATGGAGAAACTCCACCTCCAATTAAGATGCTGTGGGCATCCAACTATCATCGGTTAGTGTGTCAGGTTATGTTCACTGTGTTTTTTGCTGGTGAACATTTTGCTCCCAAGTGTAAAGTAAATGATTTGAATGTGGGTTTATATCTTCGACAACACTATTTCGATGCAATCATGCATTTTGCTCGTAAAGTAGCCGAAGTCCCTGAATTGGAGGATACTGTTCTTGGTTGGGAGTCTATGAATGAGCCTGGCCATGGTCTTATTGCATACCCTGACATTACCAAACTTCCTGATGACCCCGAACATGTGAAGCTAGGCTCGTCACCTACCCCATTTCAAGCCATGCTCCTTGGATTAGGGATCCCTCAGACTGTTGATGTGTGGACATTCACCTCTATGGGTGGCAAGAAAAGTGGGACTCAGACTATCTGCCCATCAAAACCCGTATGGTTTACCGAATTGGAACTCGCCGAAATAGATCTAAAATACAAATGGAATAGATCGTGGCCAGGTGGTTGTATTTGGGGTTATCATGGGGTATACGAGGGGAAGACTGTGGTTCGGCCAGATTATTTTACATTTAGTATCACTGGTAAGCCGCTTAAACCGCATGCTtttgttgaagagtttTTTGTTGAGCACTGGTTGGATTACGAGAAACGCATTCATGATATTAAGCCGGACTGGTTTGTGTTTATGCAAACCCCAGTTAACAACAAACCACCAGATCTCCGGGGTCGTGGTATAAAATTCAACGAAGCAACTACCGTGTATACACCCCATTATTATGATGGACTGACTTTGATGTTGAAAAGATGGAAGCAAATAAATGTTGACGCAGTTGGTGTTGTGCGAAATCATTACTGGTCGCCTGTACTTGCTGTCAGAATCGGTGAGAAGGCTATTCGAAATTGTATGACTGACCAACTACGCTATATTAAGACAGAGGGTAAGCTACTTATTGGTGAGAACACCCcttgtttgttttcagAAATTGGCATTCCTTATGATCTCGATAGTAAACGAGCATATCAAACGGGTCAATACAACTCACAGATTCGGGCTATGGATGCAAATCATAATGCTCTTGACCAGTCCCATTTACACCATACTCTTTGGGTATATACTGCCAACAACTCGCACAAACATGGCGATCATTGGAATGGCGAAGATCTAAGTATTTGGAGTAAGGATGACCAGGTAAAGGGCATCAACGATGGGTTCAGAGCTGGCGAAGCTGTTATCCGCCCATATCCAGTTGCAGTTAATGGCAAGATCAAGTCGTATGGATTTGACATATCAAAAGCTCTTTTCAGCCTCACTTTACACGCCACGGATCCCGGCATTTCTGAGGTGTATCTTCCTGAATTCTACTTCACAGAAGAGCGTACGGGAGTAtccacttcttctggaACATGGAAGATCAAGTCAAACACCCTTTATTGGAGTCACTCCTCTGGTACTCAAACCCTACGAGTGCGGGGTATACCGAAACACACAGAGCAACCCTGTGTGATTATGTGATACcagatgtgcctccggcggctggggctccgccccagaccctggttgctcctgcttcgcaggagagggCTGGAACCGTAAGTTAcactcgagtcgtttcctGGTTTGCCGTCATTCTAAGTAATACTCTTTTTGGATATTAATAAAACCTGTACAGCTGGTTCATAATCAAAGAAACTGGATtcaaattaaaaaaaaaaatggttACAAATGAGCCATGTTGTTTGCCCTCAGAAGAATAGCTGAGACTTCAAGTACAACCCAAATGGCAAACTTAGTAGTGCTCCCTTGTGCCCAATTCACGTATGGGACAGTTGTAGTTTATTAGATCTTCCGAAGTCCAAATAAGATTCCGATTGGCCATTATTTTCACCAGAATAAGACTAAATATACGAGCAAGTTGTGTAGCCTAGCATTTTATCTAGCATAAAATATTGGTAAAGTATACGATCATAACTAAAACCTTATCGTCGCTGCAACTCTATATTGCATGATGCATTATCGCGATCTGCGTCAGTTGGAGCCCCTATGGGTTCTTCTCCTAGTAACATGTACCTTGCCGGGTCGCTTGAAGCAGATGGATAGATCGGCTCTTTGATCGTagcatatttataataaacCTCCTAACCATATAGAATTTGATAGTACTCACTCTCACACTATTTACAGTTCTTTGGATATGGGTTTAGCTCATATTTGGCACATAATCGTTCAAAGACGTAATATGGACTATGTCAGAGATTAGATACAGATCTTCGAGAAAGGAATCGCCAGACCCACTGGTACAACGGAAGGCTCAAAAAGAACTTCCACAAAGAATACCCTAATCATAGTAATGATACTTATAAGTGGCTAGGAATCtgtaaaataaataataatattatgtTGTAcacaataaattaaaacaATGACTCGACATCGTCATCAACATCCTCGTCATTGTCATTATCATTGTCTTCAGGTTCAGCGTCACCATCGGCTTCGTTGTCAGCATCGGGATCAGCGTCACCGTCgtcctcttcgtcatctttAGCTTTGGAATTTTGGCCATCGGACTGGGTATTTGACTCTTTGTCGCTGACTTTCAGCACGCGACGTTTCATTTCCAGCTCTTGACGCAGCTTGTTGACAACATCCAACAAACGTCCCTTCATTATCTGGTTTACAGTATTGTTTGCATCACGTTGTTTGGCTTCAATAGTGGACTCAAGCTCGGaaatttcttctttcaaaagTTGATTATGGTACATTGCTTCGATCTGATCTTCATCCATGTCATCACGattatcatcattttcgttatcatcgtcgtcatcagagtcgtcatcatcgtcgtcatcctcatcgtcctcttcctcctcatcatcatcaacaccGGTTTCCGCTCCAGTTTCTGCACCAGGGGTCTCAGCGGGTGTAGATACATCGCCActgctggctgctgatttatttttgccTTTGGATTTCCCTTTACTTGTCGTGGATTTTCGCTCGGAAAACATaccatcgtcgtcatcctcgGCATCATCCTGTAGATCACCATCACCTCCAGCTTCGCCTTCTTCTTGCAAAGCTCTTTCAAGTTCCAGACCAAGCAGatcatcatcctcttcaccaTCCACTTCAACTTCGACCTCACCTTCGTCAACTTCGATCTCTTCGCCACCAGCAAGCATATCAAATGGCGTTGAAGGCTCAGAGGACGCTCTAGGTGACCTTGATCCTCCACTTGCCGACGCATTCGCAGCTGCCATTCCTGCCGAACTGCCAGAGGTCGCTAGCATATTTGGATTCAAAAGTTCATACCTGCTTTCTTCCGCTTCCTCATCTAATCTGAAAAGTTCATCTACTTTAGCTTCTACTGTTTCAATGACTTTATTGGAAATTCTCTTTCGGAATCGTCTCTGCCTGGCATAATACATTGGTGGTGTTAAACCATGTGGATATTGTTGGGGAACCAGCTTTATAGAGagagcctcttcttcgagCTCAATTGGCTCAGTGACGAGTAGCATTTGACAAACATCTGCActcttataaatattttttctatCAAAAGACTTTTGTGCT
This window harbors:
- the TAF7 gene encoding Taf7p (TFIID subunit (67 kDa); involved in RNA polymerase II transcription initiation; GO_component: GO:0005634 - nucleus [Evidence IEA,IEA]; GO_component: GO:0005634 - nucleus [Evidence IDA] [PMID 11914276]; GO_component: GO:0005669 - transcription factor TFIID complex [Evidence IEA]; GO_component: GO:0005669 - transcription factor TFIID complex [Evidence IDA] [PMID 10788514]; GO_component: GO:0005669 - transcription factor TFIID complex [Evidence IDA] [PMID 15448131]; GO_function: GO:0001075 - RNA polymerase II core promoter sequence-specific DNA binding transcription factor activity involved in preinitiation complex assembly [Evidence IC]; GO_process: GO:0051123 - RNA polymerase II transcriptional preinitiation complex assembly [Evidence IMP] [PMID 12840001]; GO_process: GO:0006355 - regulation of transcription, DNA-templated [Evidence IEA]; GO_process: GO:0006366 - transcription from RNA polymerase II promoter [Evidence IDA] [PMID 12138208]; GO_process: GO:0006366 - transcription from RNA polymerase II promoter [Evidence IDA] [PMID 15448131]; GO_process: GO:0006367 - transcription initiation from RNA polymerase II promoter [Evidence IEA]; GO_process: GO:0006351 - transcription, DNA-templated [Evidence IEA]), translated to MALKLKLKAEKRPNESGDDDRTVKPTKIKVKKPRKSRVDVASDRPSTSLRLNLKTGADGTPTVIKKKRTGIPRIKVKAGRKPGDGYDSEAPDREEDPVIEEAVILRMLPGEHLDYLRAACEQGDLSKVSIKFKDPRRAVVTIHDQLFAAQLVDLPTVTEAQKSFDRKNIYKSADVCQMLLVTEPIELEEEALSIKLVPQQYPHGLTPPMYYARQRRFRKRISNKVIETVEAKVDELFRLDEEAEESRYELLNPNMLATSGSSAGMAAANASASGGSRSPRASSEPSTPFDMLAGGEEIEVDEGEVEVEVDGEEDDDLLGLELERALQEEGEAGGDGDLQDDAEDDDDGMFSERKSTTSKGKSKGKNKSAASSGDVSTPAETPGAETGAETGVDDDEEEEDDEDDDDDDDSDDDDDNENDDNRDDMDEDQIEAMYHNQLLKEEISELESTIEAKQRDANNTVNQIMKGRLLDVVNKLRQELEMKRRVLKVSDKESNTQSDGQNSKAKDDEEDDGDADPDADNEADGDAEPEDNDNDNDEDVDDDVESLF
- a CDS encoding hydrolase (Putative glycosidase; green fluorescent protein (GFP)-fusion protein localizes to the cytoplasm; YIR007W is a non-essential gene; GO_component: GO:0005737 - cytoplasm [Evidence IDA] [PMID 14562095]; GO_function: GO:0016787 - hydrolase activity [Evidence IEA]; GO_function: GO:0016798 - hydrolase activity, acting on glycosyl bonds [Evidence IEA]; GO_function: GO:0004553 - hydrolase activity, hydrolyzing O-glycosyl compounds [Evidence IEA]; GO_function: GO:0003674 - molecular_function [Evidence ND]; GO_process: GO:0008150 - biological_process [Evidence ND]; GO_process: GO:0005975 - carbohydrate metabolic process [Evidence IEA]; GO_process: GO:0008152 - metabolic process [Evidence IEA]), translating into MRLRIENGLFKDQAGREVILRGINLAGDAKNPPLGRSKSPSERSDSDSSGLIVIDNVDENSYVGSPFPLAEADIHLERLKKAGFNTIRYIFTWDALEHSGPGIYDDKYIAFTIEILKKIRNHGLMVFLDPHQDVWSRFSGGSGAPLWTLELLGLNKAAFMETQAAIVLDGETPPPIKMLWASNYHRLVCQVMFTVFFAGEHFAPKCKVNDLNVGLYLRQHYFDAIMHFARKVAEVPELEDTVLGWESMNEPGHGLIAYPDITKLPDDPEHVKLGSSPTPFQAMLLGLGIPQTVDVWTFTSMGGKKSGTQTICPSKPVWFTELELAEIDLKYKWNRSWPGGCIWGYHGVYEGKTVVRPDYFTFSITGKPLKPHAFVEEFFVEHWLDYEKRIHDIKPDWFVFMQTPVNNKPPDLRGRGIKFNEATTVYTPHYYDGLTLMLKRWKQINVDAVGVVRNHYWSPVLAVRIGEKAIRNCMTDQLRYIKTEGKLLIGENTPCLFSEIGIPYDLDSKRAYQTGQYNSQIRAMDANHNALDQSHLHHTLWVYTANNSHKHGDHWNGEDLSIWSKDDQVKGINDGFRAGEAVIRPYPVAVNGKIKSYGFDISKALFSLTLHATDPGISEVYLPEFYFTEERTGVSTSSGTWKIKSNTLYWSHSSGTQTLRVRGIPKHTEQPCVIM